One Brassica napus cultivar Da-Ae chromosome A5, Da-Ae, whole genome shotgun sequence DNA window includes the following coding sequences:
- the LOC106421089 gene encoding inositol transporter 1-like, producing MALTIHSAPGSSGYLDMYPERRMSYFGNPYILGLTLTAGIGGLLFGYDTGVISGALLYIKDDFQIVKQSSFLQETIVSMALVGAMIGAASGGWINDYYGRKKATLFADVVFAAGAIVMAAAPDPYVLIAGRLLVGLGVGVASVTAPVYIAEASPSEVRGGLVSTNVLMITGGQFLSYLVNSAFTQVPGTWRWMLGVSGVPAVVQFGLMLFMPESPRWLYMKNRKEEAIQLLSKMYDISRLEDEINHLSAAEEEEKLQKDTISYLDVFKSKEMRLAFFAGAGLQAFQQFTGINTVMYYSPTIVQMAGFHSNQLALLLSLIVAGMNAAGTVVGIYFIDHCGRKKLALSSLCGVIVSLIILSVSFLKQSDVTSDGGFYGWLAVLGLALYIAFFAPGMGPVPWTVNSEIYPQQYRGICGGMSATVNWISNLIVAQTFLSIAEAAGTGVTFLILAGIAGLAVVFVIVFVPETQGLTFLEVEQIWKERAWGSSRDGDNMEGLLEQGSRS from the exons ATGGCATTGACGATCCATTCAGCACCAGGGAGCTCAGGGTACTTGGATATGTACCCAGAGAGAAGGATGTCTTATTTTGGTAATCCTTACATTCTCGGTTTGACTCTCACTGCCGGCATCGGTGGCCTTCTCTTCGGCTATGACACag GTGTTATATCTGGTGCCCTTTTGTACATTAAAGATGATTTCCAAATTGTTAAACAGAGCAGTTTCTTACAG GAAACTATTGTAAGCATGGCTTTAGTTGGTGCCATGATCGGTGCTGCCTCAGGAGGTTGGATCAATGACTACTACGGTCGTAAAAAGGCGACTTTGTTCGCTGATGTTGTCTTTGCTGCTGGAGCTATCGTTATGGCTGCTGCTCCTGATCCTTATGTCTTAATCGCCGGTCGTCTCTTGGTTGGTTTAGGAGTTGGTGTTGCTTCTGTGACTGCACCCGTTTATATAGCAGAAGCATCTCCATCTGAAGTGAGAGGTGGGCTTGTCAGCACCAATGTGTTGATGATCACCGGTGGACAGTTTCTTTCATATCTCGTTAACTCTGCTTTTACACAG GTTCCAGGAACATGGAGATGGATGCTTGGGGTGTCAGGTGTTCCTGCTGTTGTTCAGTTCGGTCTAATGCTGTTCATGCCAGAATCTCCTCGATGGCTTTACATGAAGAACCGTAAAGAGGAAGCTATCCAATTGCTTTCAAAAATGTATGACATCTCTCGTTTAGAGGACGAGATTAATCATCTTTCCGCAGCTGAGGAGGAAGAGAAGCTACAGAAAGACACTATTAGCTACTTGGACGTCTTTAAATCCAAAGAAATGAGACTCGCATTCTTCGCAGGAGCAGGACTTCAG GCGTTTCAGCAATTCACTGGGATCAATACTGTTATGTACTATAGTCCTACGATAGTGCAGATGGCTGGTTTCCATTCAAACCAGCTCGCTCTGTTACTCTCTCTCATCGTTGCTGGCATGAACGCTGCTGGAACAGTCGTGGGGATCTACTTCATCGACCATTGTGGACGGAAGAAGCTTGCTCTCTCGAGTTTATGCGGTGTCATTGTATCTCTCATTATCCTCTCAGTCTCGTTCTTGAAACAATCTGATGTAACATCTGATGGAGGGTTCTACGGTTGGCTCGCTGTGCTTGGCTTGGCTCTGTATATTGCCTTCTTTGCACCGGGAATGGGACCGGTTCCGTGGACGGTGAACTCGGAGATATACCCACAACAGTACCGAGGCATATGCGGAGGCATGTCTGCAACGGTTAACTGGATCAGCAACTTGATTGTGGCACAAACATTCTTGTCAATCGCAGAAGCTGCTGGTACTGGAGTTACTTTCTTGATTTTGGCGGGAATCGCGGGTTTGGCGGTTGTctttgtgattgtgtttgtccCTGAGACTCAGGGGCTAACGTTTTTGGAAGTGGAGCAGATTTGGAAAGAGAGGGCTTGGGGTAGTAGCAGAGATGGCGACAACATGGAGGGGTTACTCGAGCAGGGGTCTCGGTCTTGA